TCAATGAGCAGCTGCTGAAGAAGGCCTGCCCTATCTGGGCGTTTCCAGTGGGCAGAGGTTGCTGGGAGATGGCCCCCGgggtggcaggagctgggggagctTCCCTGGGCTTGGAGGAAAGACCAGCTCAGCCGGTTCCAGAGTGATAAATTTGGACCCAGGGATGCTTGACTTCCGCATTTCATGTCCTTCATTACTGTACTAGCCCTTCCGAGTTCACGCCGAGTTCATGGTCACACATGTCCCAAATAACACGCATCTACACAGCGAAGTGAGAAACCCTAGGCCTCTTGCAAAAAGAACACTGCTTCCTGCTTTCCTCCTCCAGCCTGCCTCTCTAGCCCCACCAGTTCCCTCTGAGGGAGAGCTGTAATTGGGCAGCTTCTATTCAAAGTCTTTCAAGTCCCCACATCAGGCTGATGCACCCTGGTTTGACATTCAGGGCCGCTATAACCTGGGCACAACTTCCCTGCGGAAGGCAGAATAACATGGTAGCTCCCAACATTTATTCGAGGATTAGCTCCACAATCTAATCCTTGGAGCGTGTGAATGTGTTACGTGGCAGAAGGGACTTTACAGATGTGACCAAGGACTTGGAGACTTTCCTGGACGGGGCGGGTGGGCCCAGTCCAATGCCACACCACAAGACCTCAAAAGTGGGGAGCCTTTCCCAGCTGTGCTTAGAGAGACACGATGATGGAAGGAGGGTCAGGCAGATGCaacactgctggctttgaaggtgaAGGAAGGCTGGCCACAGTCCAGAAATGAGCACAGCCTCCAGATGCTGGAAAGGGTGAGGAAGGGCATTCTCTCCAGGGCCTCGGGAAAGAAATGCGGCCCTCCAGGTGTCTTGATTTTAGCCCGGTGACACTCATTTGAACTTCTGTAAGGTGatgcatttgtgtttttaaaaagacactaaaaCTGTGGTCATCTATGACAGCAATAGGAAACAAAAACATTCCCCATGGAAGCTTCCTCCAACCAGTCAGTCTCTGGCTGGTCTTGCCCCAGATCCGGTGTGTCCTCCCTCCACAGCTCCCCTGTCCAGGACACCTGGGTCATCTCTCCCCCAAGCTCCTATGCACAACTGCCTTTCCTCTGCTGTCCTTGGTATAGGCCGCCTGCTAACAGCACTCACTCTTCTGCCCACCCATCCTGTGGGCTCCCCTCTAGACCGTAAGCTCCTTGCAGGTAGTGTCTGTGATTTCTTTTCCTCTGGACTCCATGGCCAGGAGGGCTCCACAGAAGTTTGCACAGTGGGCCTGGGGCATCCTTTTGTAGAAGCCCTGGTTCTTAGTCCCTAGCTACATAAGGATCACCTGGGGATCTCTACATACCCCAGTTCTACCAAATCCCCGTGGTAGAAGGGGAGACAGGTGTGTGTGTATTACTGGGGGAAGACTTCCAAGATtcagaaagtgaaaaaaacaggGAGTTGAAAAATGAGTAGAATATGTTGTCACTTGTgtgaaaaaaaggggggaaaacaagtacttatatatttaaaaaaattgactatCACCCTGGctgatagctcagttggttacagcatcatcccaaattgccaaggttgcaggttcaatccctggtgagggcacagacggcaaccaatggatgtgggaataacaaataagtggaacaacaaattgatgtttctttttctaagagcaatagataaattttttttttaaattgactatCTTTGGAAAGCTATAAAAACAAGAGAATGTAACCCCTTGCAGCTTTCTGAATTCTGTACCATACATACATATTACCTGTCCacaaaagtaaaatcttaaaaattcaaaatactgaCCCTAGTGTATCCCCGGAAAGGATCCAGGATGCCCCAGGTGGGGCCCAGGATCTTTCTGAAGCACGGTCTGCAGTCAGGAGCTGCATTGTCAGGAAGAGGGTAGGGTCAAGAAGCAAAGGATATTTGGAAACATAAACTGAAAATGTacttcaccagaaaaaaaaaaatagaacgcTCTCCAAGGGATTGGAAAACCCTGGGAATCCACTGACTCCGTCCTGCCTCTGCATTTTATGGACCAGGAAAGAGgagagtaacttgcccaaagctaCACAGCCAACCAGAGGAACAGGCCAGTGCCCCAAGAATGTTTGATAGTGACAGTGACATTGActtccagcccctgcccaccctcatGCAGGGACCCTGCTGACTCACAGGGCAGGAGGACAGGAAGATAGAGAAGAAAACACCATCTTTAATCAACCCACCTGCACAGAAACCAGGGGAACACTCCCTGCCGTGCAAGGCCCCCAGGAGAACTTGGCTGCCTTGCAAAAACCAAAAACCGtcttataaaaacaaaaggcTTTCAAAGCACCAGTGGCTAAACCCCTTGAGTAGAAGGGGGTTTGGGGAGTGGGTGTGAGATGACAGCTGGCtgcgggtgggggaagggagggctggaggcGGGAGTTGGCTGGGTGGTagggcagcagccaggcctgAAGGGAATTGTCCGTGCCTCGAGCTGCAGCCGTCGGTTAACGGAGGTGCCTTGGTGACTGGAGGAGCGCCTGGGGCTGGCTCCCAGGCACAGAACTGCGGTTGGAATGGTGGGGTGCGGTCTGAGCTTAGGATGTCTCGGCCTTAAACAGCAGGGAATACTAGACTGGAGGGTGGAGAGCACGAACAAAGTAGCCACCATGGTCGGCCCAGGTGTGCACACTGTTTGCACTTCCCTCCGGTTCCCTGatgcctcccaccctccttcctcacCCAGGGCCTCTCCTGTTTCACAGACTGGGAAGCTGAGGCCGGACCCTCCTGCCCTTGgactcaccagccagggcagagggggcagaggaggctaAGGGATGTCTGTGGAAGCAGGTGGGGAGAATGAGCTCTCATTTCTACTTGCTCTCAAGGAAGGGTGCTGGCCCTTCTGACCCCTCACCGTGCCCCGCACCTCTGTTCTGCATCTTCAGAACTCCCGGACATCGGAGTGGTCATAAATACTAGTGATCTGTGAGCACGGGTGACCAGCCGTTCTGAccagcccttctcccctcttAAACCATAGGTCTTCCAAATGACCAGGTAGATGGAGCTGTCAGGGGTTGGTGGAGCTGCTGAGGGGGTATGGGATCATGGGGGTAGCAGCTTCAGGGACATGGAAGGAGGTGTGGAGACTTAGTTGCAGACCCCCTTTCCTGGAGCTAGAAATGTCTGCCAAGGGTGGACAGAAGCCTAgcccaggaaggcttccctgtGGGTCAGGCTGGATtcagggctctgggctctgtATGTCTGGTTCCCAACAAGAGAACGGGTGTATTGCTTTAAGAGAGACATTGGCAAGTGGTGGCAGTGACGTGTAAATGTGGTGTAGGTCACATGGGTTCTAGAGTGCCCAAACTAGAAAGGGGCTTGAAAATGGAATTCAGAGACCAGACACTGGGTTTTGGAGGCTGAAACTACAGAAAGTTCACTGTATTCAAGGCCTGCCTCCGCCAAAAGCCTAGTTGTGTGGCCTCAAAGCAAATCACTtcacatctctgggcctcagtttccttatctgcaaaatgggaattaTAAGGATGGTAATCCTAGCCTAACCCAGGTACgtgagaatcaaatgagagaGAAGGCTGGAAAGAGCTCCATCTGCTAAGGGGTGATTTTAATCATTtgaggtggggaaactgaggaccaaAGAGGGCAAGAGCCTTGCCAGATGTCACACAGAGTCAGTGGTGAAGCTGCGACCGGAACCCAGGACTCCTGCTCCTAGTGTCCGGTAGCCTCGCTCAGAGCTGGTGAGTGGGCGTGGTGACATGGGATGAGTCTGTCCAGCCCGCCTTTACTCTTGGGCGGTGGACAGATGCTGCGTGACGGTTGAAAGGGAGaggctggagaagggagggaggcccCAGCCCACGCCAAggctgagattaaaaaaaaaatataaacctcCAGATTCCCCTCCCTtgtcccaccccgccccacccctgaaGTCCAGGCTGTGAAGGGCCAAGTCCAAGTCCGCAGTAGACCTAGATCAAGCCACGCAAGCTGCAGTCGGCTCGCAAACCACCAGGGGGCGCGCCTGCCATCTTGGCCGGAGCTCCTGGCCACAGCTGTCAGTCTAGCCACAAAGCACGCGGCGCTGGGGTGGGCGCGGGGCAGAAACTACCCCGACCTGCAGGAAACAAAGGCAGGTTAGGAAAGTTGACCCCTAAAATAAGGGAGCAGATTGTCCTGGCTGCtcttcccatccccctcccctttttccGATACTAACGCCCAAGTCCCCCACCCCGTCCTGCCCAGCGCTTTGACCCACGTGTACAGAGGCTGCAGTTGTAAATGCGACGTCTTCTGGGGCGCCTGGTATCCGTAGGAATCAAAGCCACCGATGAAGTCAACTGCAGAAGGGGAGGTGGCACATGGTTAGGAATGAGCCTGCTGCGGGAGAGTTACGAGGCTTGGTCTTTTAAAGGGAAGAATCTGGAGGTATACCAAATTAAGGGCCTTAGGGGTAGGCTTTACTGCCTGAGGGATGGGCCTAGGTAGGCGGGGACAAGGAGGAGCTCGGCCAGTTCCCAGCCTAGACCCTAGAAGGATAGAGAGAATGGGGGGCGGGACAGCCTTAAGGGAGAAGTCTGTTGGGGGGAGGGCTCGAGCCACTTAAGGGGATGGAGGAGTGGAAACCCTGGGATTGGTCCGTGCCTCACAAGGACCAGTCCAGTGGAGCCTCTGCAAAGGGCAGGGCATATGAGAGGCGGGTAGAGGGCGGGGCTGGGACCTTGAACTGGACTCTAGGACTTCTGGGCCTCAGCCGGGAATAGGCTGGCTATGCAAaccctcacccacccctgccGCCGCTTCTTCCCTCCCTGAATGGCCGTCCAAGGGTTCCCTCCCACTGACGCCGTTCGGGGCCCTGTCCAGGGTGCTGAAGGAGCGCGGAGGCTCACGGCCAGGTTTTACCGCGTCCCTAGGGGCGCCGCCCACTCACAgctgtcctcctcctccaggaacaCTTTGCTCACGTAGCAGGCGAACACAAAGCCGAACAGctgagggagaaagagcaggaggagagggaagctCTTCCTGCACCTTCTGCCGGGCCCTGCCTATCCGGGCTGGAGGGACAGGGTGCACTAAGATGAAGGCAAACCTGTAACGACTTCCAGTTAACGACTGGGCCTTAAAGTCAAACATACTTGGTTCCAATCTCCGTTCTGGAAGTGTGAACTTTGGACAACTAATTCTTTgacctcttggagcctcagtttccccagctggaTCTGGGCACCTTACTGGCTTGTTAAGAGGAAAGAGAATCATGTGACTTTGTATGTGTAAAGTGCCTTTGTATATGCAAAGGGCTGGCCCTTCTAGAAATGAGAACTATTATTACCTTGGAGCCATTCTTACTGTATTTTTACAACTCCTTTTGGTTGATATAGTCATCCCCCCTTTTTGTAATACACggtaagcatattttatttttttaattgattttaaaaagagaaacataaatttgttgttccacttatttatgccttcagtggttgattcttgtatgtgtcctgactgggggttgaacccacaaccttggcatattgagacaatgctttaaccaactgaggtaCCCGGCCAGGACctgtaattccttttttttttgactaaGGAAACCCACTTGGAGATGGCAAGGCCACACAGTGGGCATACTGGAGATTTAAACCCAGTGCTGACTCGTGGTTTGATGCCTCATCCTATTCATTAAGTCTGCTCACTCCCGGAAGGGGGCTGGGGCAAGGGTGAAGGGAGGAGGTACAGGGTACAGAAACAGTCAGGCAGAAGCACATGCAGGCTGGAAGACCTAGGTTCGGTCCTTCTTAACTAGGGCTAAACAAAGGGGTTTGCAGATTCCACTTTTGGGGGTGTTGTGAGGTGGGGGGACAGGAAGACTCACAGCCAGGAAGATCTGCAGGGCGCTGCTGAGGGCTTCAATGTAGGGATAGTCAAGCAGGCAGCCAGTGACGGAGATGACATGGTGGTCCTCCAGGGCCAGGCGGGAGTTCAGGACAGGTGtcaccaggcagcctggcccgTTCTCCATCCACCAGGAGCGGTGTAGGGATGTGTTGAAGGTCATGATGAAGTCCCGGTCCTGGGGGCAGAGGCCTAGAATactgagctggggtgggggatccTCCCCAGGTCCCAGGAGACTGTATATAAAGACTACTTAACATCTGGACTCCCCTGGCTTGATTTGTGGAGGGCATGGGGTGGATGGGGAGTCTCCCTCTGCAGATCCACATCTGGCCAGTAGGTGACGCCCGATGACCACGCAGGCCTCACTCATCAACGACAGAAGGGGCTGGTGGTACTCATAGGAACCCCAGAACTTCAGGGCTTCAAAGGACGTTCACAGTGACCAGGTGCAATTTTCCAGCCATTGCTGAAATCTTCAATACAGTCCCTTTGACAGCCCATTCAGCCTCTCCAATGCTCTCTGTatatgtgaccctgggcaaactTCTTCCCTCTTTGGTCCTCAGTCTCCCCATTTGAAATGCAGAAAGGGCTGGCCTGGATCCGAAGTCGCTATGGGTGGTGTGCACCCATGCGTTCATTGGTCAGTTCGCTCACACAGGCTGCTGACAAACCTCCACTGTGTGCTGACAGGTGTCGAGCGCTGAGATGCGTGATCTCGTTTAACCCCTCAGCAACCAAAGGAAGCTGGAGTTGTCCTGATCCGCACTTACTAGATGAGGAATGAAGCTCAGGGAGGGTAAAGcacttgcccacagtcacacagctagaCACgtgagagctgggatttgaatctgCTAGGGTCAAACCACAAACCCAACGCTCTCATTCCTATCTGCTGCCTTCTTTATATCTAAAGATGGAAGTTGTGCTCCCTGGGCTTGCTCATCTCAGAGCTAAACACTCCTTCCTTCGATATTTCTCCATGTGACATGGTCTGTTCAGTTTTTCCTGAACAAACTCTCCctactctctttcttttctgaaagatATTGTTTGGCACCGGACTCAAATCTCTGTGGTCTAAACAGTAGAAAGTGTGCGGGATGTTCCCTGAACGTGCATGGGGCCTTACAGTAGCTTTCTGGGCCACCACAGACTGTTGGTTTCTACTgagcttgtgtttttttttttttaagattttatttatttatttttaaagaaaggaagggagggagagagggaaaaaaaacacatcaatgtgtggttgcctctcgtgtgcatcccctactggggacctggcccgcaatccaggcacgtgccctgactggtaattgaaccagcgaccctttggttcgcaggccagcactcaatccactgagccacaccagccagggctctactgaGCCTGTTATCAAGTGGGACCCCAGCCCATCTTCACACAGACTGATCTTCACCCTTATCCGCTCCATCATCATTTGTGTCTGAGAAGTGCAGAGGGGGCCAGAAACAAAACCATGGGTTGGGGGATGGAACACAGATTATTTGGACATGTAGAAGGAGATTTGTTCAAGAAATGATACCCCCAGACCCACACCACCCTGGGAGCCCTTAGGGTGGGAGATGGGAAAGGTCAGGCTCTGCCCTCTGGCACTGCCAGGCCTGAGGCTTACCTGGGACAGCTGTCCAACCTCCAGGTAGAAGCAGATGATAAATGCATTCCAGCCGACCCAAAGCACTAGCCAGGCTGCATACTGGGGAAAACAGAGGTGCCgtcagggtggggcctgggggagtGGGTTTGGGGTATGTGCGTGGAAACAGAGCTGATGGACTGAGAAGACATTTGCAGGGGAAGTTATGACCATACGTCACTCATGGAGCACTGAGAACAATTTTTATACCCTTCCAGCCTTTACAGCAACTCTGCAGGGAAGGCAATGTACTCTCTTCAGACATGACTACTTTAAGGCCTAGAAAGGGTCtctttcccaagatcacacagctagaaagagATAGGGCTGGCATGCAAACCAAGTCCTCAGGTAGTTAATACTACCTGCTCGGCAGAGAATAGTGGCCCCTAGACAAGGCAAAGAGCTGGAGAAAAACTGTTTCCATCTGAGCGCTATGCCTGCAATTCCAGTGGCTGCCACTTGGCAGACAGGGCTGTCTACACGGGTGCCTGGGGCTTCGGGAGAACTGGGGGGAAGCATTCTTGAATCTCACTCAGATGAGAGAAAACTCTGGAAAGGCTTCTGGGAGCCGCACCCGTGGCAGGTGGGCAGAAGCCCTAATGGGATGCTAGTGGTTTTAGGTGGTAGCGGGACACTGTGCATCTTTGTTACTGTAGGGTTCAAGCATTTCTGTAGTAAACATAAAAAGCCTTTTCCCTCAGGAGAGGGAATGGATCACTAAGGAAGGATCACTCATTCCACTGAGGAATGGACAAGGGGGAGCTGAAAATAGGAGTTTGACCGAGACCATCAAGGACCAGGGCTTAGAAAAAGGAAGCAGGTGGAAGGAGCCAGGGACACCTTCCACTCTTGCGATGGGTGTGCAGGTACTGACCCCAAAGCCACTGTtgaccatatatattttttaaatcctcaccatatttattgattttagagagagtggaagagagaaagagaaacagccatgtgagagagaaacacagatcaggTGCCTTCCTtacgcgccctgaccagggatcgaacccacaacctttttggtgtacaggataatgctccaaccaactaagccacctgggtAGGGCTAgaccatattctttttttgtttgtttgtttgtttgttttttaagattttatttatttatttttagacagagagaaagggaaggagagaaacatcaatgtgtgagagcaatatcaatcggctgcctcttgcacaccccaagtggggacctggcccgcaaccccaGCATgggccctgacaaggaatcagaCCAGCAGCCTTCCGGTTTGCAGTCTggcgctcaaccactgagccacaccagccggggctggacCATATTCTCGATGAAAACAACGGACAAAAGCCAAGCGTTCCTGAAACGACCTGAGGAACTAAACAAGAcaaggcccctccctcccggcggcgtggcaggagtcttcactctggaTCGGATGCTCTAGTCCAGGCTCTGCCACcgatcagctgtgtgaccttaggaagTGACGAAGCCTTTCTGAGACTCATTTCCTCATCTAGGGAATGGAGATGGTACGATACACCTTGCAGAGCTGTGGTAAAGATCCAATAAAACACGTGAGACTCTTAGCAGAGTGTGTGACCCATAGTAGGCACTCACTTAATAATATATCGTGTtaatatttggattttttccctaGGAAATTCTTTAGGACAAATATCCACCTTGTCTCCTCTGAACAAAGAAGCCTTGGCATTTGGGCATCATACCCACAGGGCTGGTGGCAAAACAGAGCAGGGTCTGGGCatccagggtgggaggcagtTGTAGCTTTGGGCAAGGGGGCAATGTGGGGGAGCGAGGAGaaggggtggctggggaggggccatGTGAGCCGTACCAGAATGAGGTACCGGGAGCGGTACTGCACCGTGCCGAAGATGCCCAGGATGACGGCCATGATGTGCAGGAAGTTGGCCAGGATGGGAGCCCACTGGTAGCCCAGGAAGTCAAAGATCTGCCGCTCCAGCGCCGCCACCTGTGAGAAAGAGCAGACTGAGGCCACCTCACCCCCTAAAAGGGAAGGACGGGGACTCCTCCTTGACCTTGTGGAGGAGGTTGCATCAGTTATAGCAGCAATGGGGCACCACGGCCTGATTGCGCACAAATCTCAGAGCCATCCCAGCCCCGCAGTAGCAAATGGATGCTGGGAGGTGGGGCAAGTCTGTGGGGTGGCGGGGGACTGAGCCCTGATCATGACTTTGGGGAGCGCTGAAGGAAGATGGGAGCCAGGGTTCAGAACACCTGCATCCTTGCCAAGAGGCCCTTCCCTCTGGCACCTTCCTAATGTGGGGCTCTCAGTGGGTGGAGTCAGGATCCAgacccctcctccagccctgggcaAGGGCTGAGCCCTGGCCCTGGAGGCCCGGGGGAAGCCACTAGGTCTGAGTCACCGCTTCCAAGGCTCCTGGTCTCTGGAGGTTGCCTGGGCCTATGGGATGTGTGGGCCacagaaagatttattttttactttccttcCCTGAGGGAGCTGTTAGGGAGATTGCAAAATTGTCTTCAAATTCTTCCTGTTTCCACGCTCTTTGGCAGAACCCAGCCACACTAATGCTGTCCctggtcatgtgacttgctttatccAACAGGAACTAAGCAAACTCCAAGCAAGTGAAGGCTTGAAACATGCTTGTGCACTGGAGCTTGCACACTTGCTACACTTGTAACACAGAGGCGATCTGCTGGATTACAAAAGGCTACATGGAGGGGCACCGAGGCACCCCTGCTGGCCACCAGTCAACCACTGTAGTAAGGCCATAGCGGCTCATTCAGGTGCTAGCCGACCCACCAGCGGAGCACAGACACACAGCCCAGCCCAGAAAAATCTCCCAGCTGACCCACAGAATCATGAGCTGAATAAAATGgttcttttaatacattttggaGTGATCTGTTATGCAGCAAAAGCTAACTGATACACGATGCAATCAACACTCCCTTTCTAGCAGCCCCTGGTTCAATCTTCCAGCTGATACATTTAGGAACAAGGTGCCAAGGGCACTCATCGATCTTAACCGGCAGAACCCATGTCTCTGTTTTGGAGGCTGCCTCCCTCACAGGCCACGTGGCTTGGGTGGAGCTCAGCCCACTTCCAGCTTCCATAGTGGGCTTGTGACCAAAGCCTAACCAAACACTCCACACACGCTGATCTGTTCGGAGACGGGTGTGCACTGTGTGCCCCGCTCCTGTGAGTCACCAAAGCTGAGGAcggagagagagtgaggaaggacGGTGAGCAAGTGGGGAGAGCGTTCCCAGTGACGTCATTAAGGATCCAGCTATGACTGAAACGATTGTCCCTCTCTGTACTTGTGATTTCTGTCACTTGCCACCAAGAGTCTTGCCTAAAatagaaggggagaaggaaaggtccgggtggggagaagaggaagactcTGTCCAAGTAGAAAGACCCCAGAAGCTTGTTTCctggcagggaggcaggagagggtggaGCTGATGCTACTACACAGATGGCAAGGCTGGGCAGAGGCCCAGGAAGCTGCAGGCTCAACCCTGGCACCCACCCACGTGGCGCCAGCATGTCTCTTGTTGGTGACTTCCATCCCTGAGCCCTGCAGATTGTAAAGAGCGTTCCAAGTTCATCCCTCACTGGATACTCCTTGGCAGAAAGGCAGAGCTGAGATCATTATCTCATTTTGGAGAAAGAGACCAGGGGGCTCAGAGGGGggaagcaacttgcccaaggtcacacagcaggttggtggcagagccaggcaaCCATTCTGCCTTTCCCTGCCACCCGTCTCATCTTGGCACCAATACACAACCTTTCCCAGGTGGCAGTGGCCTGGGAGTTAAGAGGTGTATTTCCAGTGAGAGTCGGACATTGACCACAGGTGACCTTGGGTAGGCCACCTTCCTGCTGGGTCTTCTATACACAGAGGTTGCTGGACATATGACCTCTAACAGCCCTTCTGGTTTTGACTCCAATGGCCTGCCGACCTTGGGGGAGAAACTCCCCAGGCTGCTCCCCCTGCCAAAgctcctgccctccttccttcttcctttctaccCTGACTCTGCTAGACCTCAGGGAGCCTGGTGGTTTGGGGTCCGGCTGGATGCTCTCACCTCGGCTGGCACCTGGTCTTGGCAAGGAGCCATCAGAGGATAAGGGCTGAGACGGAGTTGCCCCGGCTCACAGTGTAGCTGGGGGACCCTCTGCCTGGATATGCCTGCCTATAAAACACGACACCACCCCCACGCCCGCGGGCCCTGCTCAGCCCTCCTCTGCGTTCTCCAGGACCTCACTGATGGAGTGAGCAGCGTGAAATAGTcaccccccccaccaaaaaaagagaagtttTGGAGTCACTAAATCTCAGGTTCAAATTGTAGCCCTGCTGTGTGACTCAGGGCAAAttactttccctctctgagccta
This Phyllostomus discolor isolate MPI-MPIP mPhyDis1 chromosome 5, mPhyDis1.pri.v3, whole genome shotgun sequence DNA region includes the following protein-coding sequences:
- the NKAIN1 gene encoding sodium/potassium-transporting ATPase subunit beta-1-interacting protein 1 isoform X2, encoding MGKCSGRCTLVAFCCLQLVAALERQIFDFLGYQWAPILANFLHIMAVILGIFGTVQYRSRYLILYAAWLVLWVGWNAFIICFYLEVGQLSQDRDFIMTFNTSLHRSWWMENGPGCLVTPVLNSRLALEDHHVISVTGCLLDYPYIEALSSALQIFLALTSSVALIPTDTRRPRRRRIYNCSLCTRRGSFCPAPTPAPRALWLD
- the NKAIN1 gene encoding sodium/potassium-transporting ATPase subunit beta-1-interacting protein 1 isoform X1, coding for MGKCSGRCTLVAFCCLQLVAALERQIFDFLGYQWAPILANFLHIMAVILGIFGTVQYRSRYLILYAAWLVLWVGWNAFIICFYLEVGQLSQDRDFIMTFNTSLHRSWWMENGPGCLVTPVLNSRLALEDHHVISVTGCLLDYPYIEALSSALQIFLALFGFVFACYVSKVFLEEEDSFDFIGGFDSYGYQAPQKTSHLQLQPLYTSG